In Carassius auratus strain Wakin chromosome 39, ASM336829v1, whole genome shotgun sequence, a genomic segment contains:
- the LOC113057824 gene encoding complexin-2: protein MDFVMKQALGGATKDMGKMLGGEEEKDPDAQKKEEERQEALRQQEEERKAKHARMEADREKVRQAIRDKYGLKKKEEKEAEEKAAMEQACEGSLTRPKKAIPAGCGAEDDEDEESILDTVLKFLPGPLQDMFKK, encoded by the exons ATGGATTTTGTGATGAAGCAAGCGCTGGGTG GGGCAACCAAAGACATGGGGAAGATGTtaggaggagaggaagagaaggACCCTGATGCCcagaagaaagaagaagagagaCAGGAGGCGCTCAGACAACAAGAAGAGGAGCGAAAGGCCAAACATGCTCGTATGGAGGCCGACAGGGAAAAGGTCAGACAGGCCATTCGAGATAAG TATGGTCTAAAGAAGAAAGAAGAGAAGGAGGCAGAGGAGAAAGCGGCTATGGAGCAAGCATGCGAAGGCTCCTTGACTCGCCCCAAAAAGGCCATCCCAGCAGGCTGTGGGGCGGAAGACGACGAGGACGAGGAGAGCATTCTAGACACCGTTCTCAAATTCCTGCCGGGACCTCTGCAGGACATGTTTAAAAAGTGA